One part of the Microbulbifer sp. THAF38 genome encodes these proteins:
- a CDS encoding sigma-54 dependent transcriptional regulator, whose protein sequence is MLPLALVVDDEPDICKLITLTLQRMDVNCHTAANLAEATRLLTENRYDFCLTDLRLPDGDGLQLVEHIQSGAHRDLPIAVITAHGNMDTAIKALKLGAFDFVSKPVDLERLRNLAQLALRLNRERDPQLSKSSEQLLLGEAPNMRKLREQIAKVARSDAPVYISGESGSGKELAARAIHAQGARADKPFVPINCGAIPAELMESEFFGHKKGSFTGAHKDKAGLLQSAQGGTLFLDEVADLPLDMQVKLLRAIQEKRIRPIGASQETPIDVRILSATHKDLAKEVNEGRFRSDLYYRINVIEISTPPLRERIEDIPLLVDAIMQRIAKSSGEIPPGITTDAMQALQAYPFPGNVRQLENILERAFTLCEQQEIRCEDLFLERDEKPQEREAFSTAIESEILSEHQPENTNRFDPSQYKSLDEFLQDIEKEAIESALTKTRWNRTAAAQKLGISFRSLRYRLKKLGLET, encoded by the coding sequence ATGCTACCTCTGGCCCTGGTTGTCGACGACGAACCGGATATCTGCAAACTAATCACACTCACTCTGCAGCGCATGGATGTGAACTGCCACACCGCGGCAAACCTCGCGGAGGCAACACGCTTGCTCACAGAGAATCGCTACGACTTCTGCCTTACCGATCTGCGCCTGCCCGACGGCGATGGCCTGCAATTGGTGGAGCATATCCAGAGTGGCGCTCATCGAGATCTGCCCATCGCAGTGATTACCGCCCACGGCAATATGGATACCGCAATCAAGGCACTGAAGCTCGGTGCCTTTGATTTTGTCAGTAAACCGGTCGACCTGGAGCGACTGCGCAACCTCGCCCAGCTGGCCCTGCGCCTAAATAGGGAGCGCGACCCCCAGCTCAGCAAGAGCTCGGAGCAGCTGCTTTTAGGGGAAGCGCCAAATATGCGCAAGCTGCGCGAGCAAATTGCCAAAGTCGCGCGCAGTGATGCCCCGGTTTATATCAGTGGAGAGTCAGGCTCCGGTAAAGAGCTAGCCGCCCGTGCCATCCACGCCCAGGGGGCCCGTGCTGACAAACCGTTTGTACCCATTAACTGCGGAGCCATTCCCGCTGAGCTGATGGAGAGCGAGTTCTTTGGGCACAAAAAAGGCAGCTTTACTGGCGCACATAAAGATAAGGCCGGCTTACTACAAAGTGCCCAAGGAGGCACATTATTTCTTGACGAAGTAGCCGACCTGCCCCTGGATATGCAGGTCAAGCTTTTGCGCGCGATACAAGAAAAACGCATCCGCCCTATCGGCGCGAGCCAGGAAACCCCTATCGATGTGCGTATCCTCAGTGCGACACATAAGGACCTGGCCAAAGAAGTCAATGAGGGACGCTTTCGCAGCGACCTCTATTACCGTATCAATGTGATCGAAATCTCAACCCCGCCATTGCGCGAGCGCATTGAGGACATCCCCTTACTCGTTGATGCCATCATGCAGCGCATCGCCAAAAGTTCAGGCGAAATTCCTCCCGGCATCACTACCGATGCCATGCAAGCCCTACAGGCCTATCCCTTCCCTGGGAATGTTCGCCAACTGGAAAATATTCTAGAGCGAGCCTTTACATTGTGTGAGCAACAGGAAATTCGGTGTGAAGACCTATTTCTGGAAAGGGATGAAAAACCGCAGGAACGAGAAGCGTTTTCCACTGCGATAGAAAGTGAAATTTTATCTGAACATCAACCGGAAAATACCAACCGCTTCGATCCAAGCCAGTACAAGTCCCTGGATGAGTTTTTACAAGATATTGAGAAAGAAGCGATAGAAAGCGCGCTTACTAAGACCCGCTGGAACCGTACTGCCGCGGCCCAGAAGTTGGGTATCAGTTTTCGCTCTCTGCGTTATCGGTTGAAGAAGTTGGGGCTTGAAACCTAA
- a CDS encoding PAS domain-containing sensor histidine kinase, with product MSSASNTSTSPSFQHYELLRICAIYRLSIALVLLGVFYSDIGAGAFGDDAPLLFLYTVVVYAILNFGWLIFLRQQAYQVGTGQIGIILACDILVFLLLIESSGGLNSGLGYLLLINCSIGSILLDRRMSAFFAALASLGVIGLQLYNLISGRGTSQDIVAAGSLGLLLFATVSALQYLSARIRSANLRADQQSRQAAHLQRLAQQIIERMGTGVLVMGPGGQTELVNQATRRLLGEQLHTESKAGSALRQSILQWRNNEGPDTPLLQAENGSELQLNFAKLEHESGSSTLVFMEDNRKLAEAAQKLKLASLGHLTGSIAHEIRNPLSAISHAAQLLSESSQLREEDHYLTEIICRQSQRVNQIVENVMQLSRRRAGNPQEHNLSSWLQQLMQDYSAGSDKGYRVELDLPSQPLSAKFDAAQMAQVVTNLTDNALHHSQAATGERQAEIRVHYNPERGCTQLDVKDRGPGVPQEHRDKVFEPFFTTGNRGSGLGLYIARELCESNQANLYHCRSDDDMSCFRVEFAH from the coding sequence TTGAGTAGTGCCAGCAACACCAGTACCTCCCCCTCGTTTCAACACTATGAGTTATTGCGCATCTGCGCAATCTACCGGCTGTCTATCGCCCTGGTATTACTGGGCGTTTTCTATTCGGATATCGGCGCCGGTGCCTTTGGCGATGACGCTCCGTTACTTTTCCTATATACAGTTGTGGTGTATGCCATTCTTAATTTTGGTTGGCTAATTTTTTTACGCCAGCAGGCCTATCAAGTGGGCACAGGCCAAATCGGTATCATTTTGGCCTGTGACATTTTGGTTTTCCTTTTATTGATAGAATCCAGTGGTGGCCTCAACTCAGGCCTCGGCTATCTACTGCTAATTAACTGCTCGATAGGTTCCATCCTCTTGGATCGCCGTATGAGTGCCTTCTTTGCGGCGCTGGCTAGTCTCGGAGTGATCGGACTGCAGTTATACAATTTGATCTCAGGCCGGGGTACCAGCCAGGATATCGTCGCTGCGGGAAGCCTGGGACTACTACTATTCGCCACGGTAAGCGCACTCCAGTATTTGTCTGCACGTATCCGCAGCGCCAATTTGCGTGCGGACCAACAGAGCCGCCAAGCCGCACACTTACAACGGCTGGCCCAGCAGATTATCGAACGTATGGGTACTGGAGTTCTGGTGATGGGGCCCGGCGGCCAAACCGAGCTGGTCAACCAGGCCACCCGGCGACTCTTAGGAGAGCAGCTACACACTGAAAGTAAAGCGGGGAGCGCGTTACGCCAATCCATCCTCCAATGGCGCAACAATGAAGGACCCGATACTCCCCTGCTACAAGCGGAAAATGGCAGTGAACTGCAACTCAACTTCGCCAAGCTCGAACATGAAAGTGGCAGTAGCACACTGGTTTTTATGGAAGATAACCGCAAGCTGGCGGAAGCCGCACAGAAATTGAAGCTCGCCTCTCTCGGGCACCTCACCGGCTCTATCGCCCATGAAATTCGCAACCCACTGTCAGCTATCAGCCATGCCGCCCAGCTGTTGTCCGAATCCTCCCAATTGCGCGAGGAGGATCACTATCTTACCGAGATCATTTGCAGACAGAGCCAACGGGTGAACCAGATCGTTGAAAATGTTATGCAGCTATCCCGGCGTCGAGCCGGCAATCCCCAGGAGCACAACCTAAGTAGCTGGCTACAACAACTCATGCAGGATTACAGCGCCGGCTCTGATAAGGGCTACCGAGTCGAACTCGACTTGCCATCTCAGCCCCTCAGCGCCAAGTTTGATGCAGCACAAATGGCCCAGGTCGTCACCAACCTAACCGACAATGCCCTGCACCACTCACAAGCGGCTACCGGCGAGCGCCAGGCCGAAATCCGCGTGCATTACAATCCAGAGCGCGGTTGTACCCAGCTAGATGTGAAAGATCGGGGGCCTGGAGTTCCACAGGAGCACCGAGACAAGGTTTTCGAGCCTTTTTTCACCACCGGCAATCGCGGCAGCGGGCTGGGCCTCTATATCGCCCGGGAACTGTGTGAAAGCAACCAGGCAAATCTCTATCATTGCCGCAGTGATGATGATATGAGCTGCTTTAGGGTTGAATTTGCTCACTAA
- a CDS encoding pilus assembly protein, which produces MLNIKKYLKYSSVVVSALITLGVTHSAVSMDLAQQPLFLQTSADPNIMFILDDSGSMQFEITPSDYTSVFSNAYPVYYVYPHTEISNNKGEYVSCIYSKNDTSGCDYWESVYSRRGYLTRQGQIVPKFDAGNPWAAFFRSSHNNKTYYDPEVRYTPWSKKDGILWDNANPKKAYHNPYNQSKGWRNLKGKSKQTAECWIKEDATVGSEFGSEICESEELEFRPATYFKYIGPADGTISNGDLLNTAYYTRIQIKGNNSTYSKGVKRTDCSADDFCTFTEEMQNFANWYSFYRSRVLMSRAGIGQAFAAQGEELRVGFGSLNTSSSSVDGESTATIKKGVRAFKGDDRSTFFDTLYGIDIPAAGTPLLTALNNAGKYYQRTGNQGPWSGDPGATNDTTPQLACRAAYTILMTDGYGNDYSSVSVANYDFDNGPPFADSYDDTLADIAMKYYENDLHPGLADHLPVKENVLDTATHQHMVTFGVALGVTGDITPADAFKAITDETSISWSDPAENDASNATKLDDLLHAAVNSRGGFYSAGDPTTFASQLSAVLSDISGRSGSASAVAANSTRLGTDTAIFQALFDSNDWSGEVRSIKMNEDGTLKSIATWNTSESGKIPTSSRKIKTYNASSATGSKTVDFAWESLNDTQKEALKGGDDETVAKQRLSWVAGQTVQGLRSRSKLLGDIVNSTPVLADNRDQYYSLLPASLGGSSYADYLSNTKKSSRTEVLYVGANDGMLHGINASTGAEVFAYVPTGIYSKLKNLAASDYGSETNPHQYFVDGPLFVGDAYFKKNNAGSAKWMNILVGTYGAGAKGLFVLDVSDPSSPEVLFELDATAAGSYIGNILGRPLVVPTAAGWKLIFGNGYKSSKDTASLVVVDLANPNNFKVIPTSDNNENGLAEPSLLIDAKGIVNTAYAGDLLGNLWKFDLSDSDMNKWDVSLRDGDSDDAPRLPLFTATDVNGNPQPITAAPTLGANPRSSDSIMVYFGTGQYMASTDNAAGTVINSFYALEDTGERLEFMAADGAGGNSLDKRTSLLMEKKIVESGNSRTISKDKDEWWGDDLGNKKGWFLDFGVINYGDSGDKGTTGERIISKPLLVRDRLIFPTLVTSSDPCDYGATGWTMELVGVGDARFINDGILDNPNTKQASASTGFSGYIIAGRKVYVPFSETSGEYGNHTGEITTPSERLSWRKF; this is translated from the coding sequence ATGTTGAATATAAAAAAATATTTAAAATATAGCTCCGTAGTGGTGTCTGCACTGATAACCCTGGGGGTGACACATTCGGCAGTCTCAATGGATCTCGCCCAGCAACCGCTCTTTTTGCAGACTTCTGCTGATCCCAATATTATGTTTATCCTGGATGACTCGGGATCTATGCAGTTTGAGATCACGCCATCGGATTACACTTCTGTTTTTTCTAATGCATATCCTGTCTACTATGTATATCCACATACGGAAATATCTAACAATAAAGGCGAGTATGTTTCATGTATATATAGTAAAAATGATACTTCCGGATGCGATTATTGGGAAAGTGTTTATAGCAGAAGGGGATATCTAACTAGGCAAGGACAAATCGTTCCTAAATTCGATGCCGGTAATCCCTGGGCGGCATTTTTCCGATCTTCTCATAATAATAAAACTTACTATGATCCTGAGGTTCGCTATACGCCCTGGTCAAAAAAAGATGGCATTCTTTGGGATAATGCTAACCCTAAAAAAGCATATCATAACCCTTACAATCAAAGTAAAGGTTGGCGCAACCTTAAAGGAAAAAGTAAGCAGACGGCGGAATGCTGGATTAAAGAAGATGCAACAGTTGGTTCGGAATTTGGGTCAGAGATCTGTGAAAGTGAAGAGCTGGAGTTTAGACCAGCTACGTACTTTAAATATATTGGCCCTGCTGATGGCACTATTTCCAATGGTGACTTATTAAATACTGCTTACTATACACGTATTCAAATTAAAGGTAACAACTCCACATATTCTAAAGGAGTAAAGCGCACTGACTGCTCAGCAGATGACTTCTGTACTTTTACTGAAGAAATGCAGAACTTTGCTAATTGGTACAGCTTTTATCGTTCGAGGGTATTAATGTCACGTGCGGGCATTGGTCAGGCTTTTGCTGCACAGGGAGAGGAGCTTAGGGTTGGTTTTGGTAGTCTCAATACTTCAAGTAGCTCTGTAGATGGTGAAAGCACAGCAACCATTAAAAAAGGGGTTCGTGCATTTAAGGGAGATGATCGATCCACTTTTTTTGATACGCTCTATGGCATAGATATACCAGCGGCAGGCACTCCTCTATTGACTGCTTTGAATAATGCCGGTAAGTATTATCAACGTACTGGTAATCAGGGACCCTGGTCGGGAGATCCCGGAGCTACAAATGATACTACCCCCCAGCTAGCTTGTAGGGCTGCCTATACCATTTTAATGACCGATGGTTATGGGAATGACTATTCATCTGTATCAGTTGCTAATTATGACTTCGATAATGGCCCCCCCTTCGCCGATTCTTACGATGACACCCTGGCAGATATTGCCATGAAATACTATGAAAATGATTTGCATCCAGGCTTGGCGGACCATTTACCTGTGAAAGAGAATGTATTGGACACTGCCACGCACCAGCATATGGTGACTTTTGGGGTGGCCCTCGGGGTGACTGGCGATATAACCCCAGCCGATGCATTCAAGGCTATTACTGATGAAACATCAATATCATGGAGTGACCCTGCGGAAAATGATGCTAGTAACGCAACTAAGCTGGATGATTTACTACATGCTGCGGTCAATAGCCGCGGGGGTTTCTATAGCGCGGGTGACCCAACGACATTTGCCAGCCAGCTGAGCGCGGTACTCTCCGATATTAGTGGCAGATCCGGCTCTGCCTCGGCGGTTGCGGCCAACTCCACACGTTTGGGTACTGATACAGCGATTTTCCAGGCGCTGTTTGACTCCAATGATTGGAGTGGTGAGGTCCGTTCTATCAAGATGAATGAGGACGGTACTTTAAAAAGTATCGCTACTTGGAATACCTCCGAATCTGGAAAAATTCCCACCAGCTCTCGAAAAATCAAAACTTATAACGCCAGCTCAGCCACAGGCAGCAAAACAGTAGATTTTGCTTGGGAATCTTTGAATGATACACAAAAGGAGGCGCTTAAAGGCGGAGATGATGAGACAGTTGCTAAGCAGCGCTTGAGCTGGGTTGCTGGCCAAACGGTTCAAGGTTTACGCAGTAGGTCTAAGTTACTCGGGGATATAGTCAATAGCACACCGGTCCTGGCTGATAATCGCGATCAATATTATTCCCTGCTACCGGCTAGTCTTGGGGGAAGCAGTTATGCCGACTACTTGAGTAATACCAAGAAGAGCAGTCGCACTGAGGTGCTCTATGTGGGGGCTAATGATGGCATGTTACACGGAATAAATGCCAGCACAGGTGCTGAGGTCTTTGCCTACGTGCCTACGGGAATTTATAGCAAACTAAAAAATCTTGCGGCAAGCGATTATGGCTCCGAGACAAATCCTCATCAGTATTTTGTGGACGGTCCTCTTTTTGTAGGGGATGCTTACTTCAAAAAGAACAATGCCGGCAGTGCTAAATGGATGAATATCCTGGTAGGTACTTATGGGGCTGGTGCCAAGGGTTTATTTGTTTTAGATGTTAGCGACCCAAGCAGCCCCGAGGTACTTTTTGAATTGGATGCTACAGCAGCAGGATCCTATATTGGCAATATTTTAGGGCGTCCTTTGGTGGTCCCCACTGCGGCGGGATGGAAGTTGATCTTTGGTAATGGCTATAAATCCTCAAAGGATACGGCGAGCCTGGTAGTTGTTGATCTGGCAAACCCGAATAATTTCAAGGTGATCCCAACCTCTGATAATAATGAGAATGGTTTGGCCGAGCCCTCCCTGTTGATCGATGCTAAGGGCATTGTTAATACCGCCTATGCGGGAGATCTTCTGGGTAATCTGTGGAAGTTCGATCTTAGTGATAGTGACATGAATAAATGGGATGTGTCACTCCGTGACGGTGATAGTGATGACGCACCACGTCTTCCTCTCTTTACCGCTACAGATGTTAATGGCAATCCACAGCCTATTACTGCTGCTCCCACCCTTGGCGCTAATCCCCGATCCAGTGACTCAATTATGGTGTATTTTGGTACCGGTCAGTATATGGCGAGTACCGATAATGCTGCCGGTACTGTGATCAATAGTTTCTATGCCTTAGAGGATACAGGAGAGAGGCTTGAGTTCATGGCGGCTGACGGCGCAGGTGGTAACTCCCTGGATAAGCGCACTAGCCTATTGATGGAAAAAAAGATCGTGGAGTCGGGTAATTCTCGTACAATCTCTAAAGATAAAGATGAATGGTGGGGAGATGACCTAGGAAATAAGAAGGGTTGGTTCCTGGATTTTGGTGTTATTAATTACGGCGATAGCGGAGATAAAGGTACTACTGGGGAGCGTATTATCAGTAAACCACTACTTGTGCGTGATCGATTGATTTTCCCGACCTTGGTTACTTCTAGTGATCCCTGTGATTATGGCGCCACAGGTTGGACCATGGAGTTGGTGGGCGTTGGAGATGCCCGTTTTATCAACGACGGTATCTTGGACAACCCAAATACAAAGCAAGCTAGCGCGAGCACTGGTTTCTCTGGCTATATTATCGCCGGGCGTAAAGTCTATGTGCCATTTTCGGAGACCTCTGGTGAATATGGAAATCATACCGGTGAAATTACTACACCTTCTGAGCGCTTGTCCTGGAGAAAATTTTAA
- a CDS encoding NAD+ synthase, with protein MSTLQLVLAQINSLVGDIPGNTARVIEVANRAHREMGADLVLFPELTLCGYSPEDLLLRPSMQTRIDAALEALKAVQLPCAILVGYPRHRNGRLFNMAGLIADGELVAEYAKQKLPNYQVFDEKRYFTKGDGPCVVDIKGIPVGFSICEDIWHPEPLQKTVEAGAKLILNINASPFHRGKALQRQELITRQARAVETPIVYVNWCGGQDELVFDGGTMAVDAQGQVCARAEEFAEQLLPVSVSQQSGRVTLLPGEMAPLMGDLASVYQALVLGVRDYVNKNGFNGVVLGLSGGIDSALTLAVAVDALGKERVEAVMMPFHYTSDLSKTDAADQAQRLGVEYREIGIEPIFDAFMGALAEEFAGSERDTTEENLQARTRGVLLMAISNKKGAMVLTTGNKSEMAVGYATLYGDMVGGFNALKDVPKVLVFELARYRNTVSEVIPETVITRPPSAELAPDQADTDSLPSYEVLDEILNLYVDRDYSAEQIIKQGFERSIVERVVRLVARNEYKRRQAAVGVRISERGFGRDRRYPITNGWKAGE; from the coding sequence ATGTCTACTTTGCAGCTAGTGCTGGCACAAATCAATTCTCTCGTAGGAGATATTCCCGGTAACACCGCCCGAGTTATCGAGGTGGCTAACAGGGCCCACCGCGAAATGGGTGCCGATCTAGTCTTGTTTCCCGAGTTGACTCTGTGTGGCTACTCTCCGGAAGATTTGCTGCTGCGGCCCAGTATGCAAACTCGTATTGATGCTGCACTGGAAGCTTTGAAAGCGGTTCAGTTGCCCTGTGCGATTCTGGTTGGCTACCCCCGCCATCGCAATGGCAGGCTTTTTAATATGGCAGGCCTGATTGCCGATGGGGAGTTGGTGGCGGAGTACGCCAAGCAAAAGCTGCCGAACTATCAAGTATTCGATGAGAAACGCTATTTCACCAAGGGGGATGGGCCCTGTGTGGTGGATATCAAGGGGATCCCGGTTGGCTTTAGTATTTGTGAGGATATCTGGCATCCAGAGCCTTTACAGAAGACCGTAGAGGCCGGAGCTAAGTTGATTCTGAATATCAACGCTTCCCCCTTCCATCGTGGTAAGGCTCTGCAGCGTCAGGAGTTGATAACCAGGCAAGCGCGTGCGGTTGAAACGCCGATTGTTTATGTAAATTGGTGTGGAGGCCAGGATGAATTGGTCTTCGACGGGGGCACCATGGCTGTAGATGCTCAGGGGCAGGTTTGCGCCAGGGCAGAAGAATTTGCCGAGCAATTATTACCCGTATCGGTTTCCCAGCAGAGCGGTAGGGTGACTTTATTGCCCGGCGAGATGGCCCCGCTTATGGGAGACTTGGCTTCGGTTTACCAGGCACTGGTGTTGGGGGTGCGCGACTATGTCAATAAGAACGGTTTCAACGGCGTGGTTCTGGGGCTATCAGGCGGGATTGACTCGGCCTTGACTTTGGCAGTTGCCGTGGATGCGTTGGGCAAGGAGCGGGTTGAAGCGGTGATGATGCCGTTCCACTACACTTCGGACCTGAGTAAGACCGATGCTGCCGATCAGGCTCAGCGCCTGGGTGTCGAATACCGGGAGATTGGTATCGAGCCCATTTTCGATGCCTTTATGGGAGCTTTGGCGGAAGAGTTTGCTGGCAGTGAAAGGGATACCACCGAGGAAAACTTACAGGCCCGAACTCGTGGAGTGCTATTAATGGCTATCTCCAATAAGAAGGGAGCGATGGTGCTGACCACCGGCAATAAGAGTGAAATGGCGGTCGGTTATGCCACCCTATACGGCGATATGGTGGGCGGTTTTAATGCTTTAAAAGACGTGCCCAAGGTGCTGGTGTTTGAGTTGGCGCGCTATCGCAATACGGTCTCGGAGGTCATCCCAGAGACTGTGATTACACGACCACCAAGCGCCGAGTTGGCTCCCGACCAAGCGGATACTGATAGTCTGCCTTCCTATGAAGTGTTAGATGAGATTCTGAATCTCTACGTCGATAGGGATTACAGTGCCGAACAAATTATCAAGCAGGGCTTTGAGCGCAGCATTGTAGAGCGGGTGGTGCGCCTGGTGGCGCGCAATGAATACAAGCGTCGCCAAGCGGCTGTGGGTGTGCGGATTTCCGAGCGGGGCTTCGGGCGGGATCGTCGCTACCCGATTACCAACGGTTGGAAGGCTGGAGAATAA
- a CDS encoding type IV pilin protein: MSMMKIVKLNKSHGFTLIELMVVVAIIGIISAIAYPSYMESVRKSNRSEAKATLNDVAQRLQRCFTAYSSYDDYTNCSVAADLQNNKSIDSENNYYSITGVLNATTYTLTAAPVSGSIQGGDSACTGFILTQAGVKSATGSNSSNCW, from the coding sequence ATGTCTATGATGAAGATAGTTAAATTGAATAAGAGTCATGGTTTCACTCTGATAGAGCTGATGGTTGTGGTTGCGATTATTGGTATTATTTCCGCTATCGCTTATCCGTCTTATATGGAATCTGTACGTAAGAGTAATCGCTCTGAGGCCAAAGCAACCCTAAATGATGTGGCGCAGCGTTTGCAGCGCTGCTTTACTGCTTACAGTTCTTATGATGATTATACAAACTGTAGTGTTGCAGCGGATTTACAAAATAATAAGAGTATCGATTCGGAGAATAATTATTATTCCATTACAGGAGTTTTGAACGCGACTACTTATACACTAACTGCGGCACCAGTTTCTGGTTCTATTCAAGGGGGAGATAGTGCATGCACTGGCTTTATTTTGACTCAGGCTGGTGTGAAGTCCGCTACGGGCAGTAATTCTAGTAATTGTTGGTAG
- a CDS encoding PilX N-terminal domain-containing pilus assembly protein, which yields MQRLVTPIKFSHQQGATLLVGLVILLLMTFIGLAAIRGSGMQELMAGNMRDRQLAFQAAEAGLRIAEENVNEEVEKPVTTLFDGSNAGHKEELDGSSNTGYWQTYDWKQTATADIILKGVKSKPVYVVERITEQVLATGASGGSIDFISRPDPEEYYRVTSRGVGGTDTAIVILQSNFKPF from the coding sequence ATGCAAAGATTAGTTACCCCTATTAAGTTTTCACACCAGCAGGGCGCGACTCTTTTAGTTGGCCTGGTTATTTTATTGTTAATGACTTTTATTGGGCTCGCCGCGATTCGTGGCAGCGGCATGCAGGAATTAATGGCTGGTAACATGCGCGACCGCCAGCTGGCATTCCAGGCCGCGGAAGCCGGGCTAAGGATTGCCGAGGAAAATGTGAATGAGGAGGTTGAAAAACCCGTAACTACTCTCTTTGATGGCTCAAATGCTGGACACAAAGAAGAGTTGGACGGTTCCTCGAATACAGGCTATTGGCAGACCTATGATTGGAAACAAACTGCTACTGCAGATATTATTTTGAAGGGCGTGAAGAGCAAACCAGTCTATGTGGTTGAAAGAATTACCGAGCAGGTTTTAGCCACAGGAGCCAGTGGGGGATCTATCGATTTTATCTCTCGACCTGATCCTGAGGAATATTATCGTGTAACCAGCCGCGGGGTGGGTGGTACAGATACCGCAATAGTAATCCTGCAATCAAACTTTAAGCCATTCTAA
- a CDS encoding PilW family protein encodes MRLLKQRGISLVELMVSITVGLVLMAGVVQLFLSSKVTFSTQSAITRVQETGRLAIDFIADDLRMAGYMGCANFAEKPVENYLKDTTGLLYRFDKPIEGIDENVTDTGYPNRLSNSDALILRSANSNMVGLQGTSESDRIYIENTGVEKKGCPNNKDKYSGFCEGDIVVVASCSKGIVFQATKFEFANKLPTDDLPEVAPQAEEEAAVGSDAKYLVIYHEANDGFDPGNNNGKGEWAERDYFGSDSQLLRVNTVFYYVANNVTSGRPGLFRKVNDEVQELLTGVEEMQLKYGLNTNSDRAPDKFVDAKDIPASEWDKVTAIKVELLVVSTDENALDELQKYTFNGKLVTAPDRRMRQVFTSTIAIRGRMP; translated from the coding sequence ATGAGATTATTGAAGCAGAGGGGTATCTCCCTAGTCGAGTTAATGGTCTCGATTACAGTGGGCTTGGTATTAATGGCGGGTGTGGTTCAGCTTTTTCTATCCAGCAAGGTGACTTTTAGCACCCAGAGTGCCATTACCCGGGTTCAGGAAACTGGGCGTTTGGCAATAGATTTTATCGCTGATGATCTGCGTATGGCGGGCTATATGGGCTGTGCCAATTTCGCAGAAAAACCCGTTGAAAATTATCTTAAGGATACTACAGGTCTTTTATATCGCTTTGATAAACCTATAGAGGGTATCGATGAAAATGTCACTGATACTGGCTATCCAAACCGTCTGAGCAACTCTGATGCCCTCATATTACGTAGTGCCAATAGCAATATGGTTGGATTGCAAGGGACAAGTGAAAGTGACCGTATTTATATAGAAAATACCGGTGTTGAAAAAAAAGGCTGCCCGAATAATAAAGATAAGTATAGCGGATTCTGTGAAGGCGATATTGTAGTGGTTGCCAGTTGCTCAAAAGGAATTGTTTTCCAAGCGACTAAATTTGAGTTCGCCAATAAATTGCCAACCGATGATCTGCCGGAGGTAGCTCCACAAGCCGAAGAGGAAGCAGCGGTCGGTAGCGATGCGAAGTATTTAGTTATTTATCACGAAGCAAATGACGGCTTTGATCCAGGTAATAATAATGGTAAAGGCGAATGGGCCGAAAGGGATTATTTTGGGAGTGATTCGCAATTACTAAGGGTAAACACCGTCTTTTACTATGTTGCCAATAATGTCACTAGTGGTCGCCCAGGACTTTTCCGCAAGGTCAATGACGAAGTACAGGAATTATTGACTGGTGTCGAGGAGATGCAGCTGAAATATGGCCTGAATACGAATAGTGACCGCGCTCCCGATAAATTTGTGGATGCAAAGGATATTCCAGCAAGTGAATGGGATAAAGTTACTGCGATTAAAGTGGAACTGTTGGTGGTTTCTACGGATGAAAATGCTTTAGATGAGCTGCAGAAATATACTTTTAACGGGAAATTGGTTACGGCACCAGATCGGAGAATGCGCCAAGTATTTACTAGCACCATTGCGATACGCGGTCGTATGCCATAA